The stretch of DNA GCGCTGCAACATTTCAGTCAACACCGATAAACTTACCGTCGATGAAATCGTAGAAAAAATCTCAGAATATGCCAGAAATAAAACTAAAAAGTATACAAAATAAGCTCAAGGCCCGGAAAATTGAATGTTTCCTGGTTTGTGATCCGATGGATTTATTTTACCTGACCGGTATTGACCTGCAGGGCGGGTATTGGATTGTTGTAACAGCAAAAAAAGCTACCATTATAACTTCTGAAATGCTCTATCAACAAGTTTCTGATTTATTGCCCGGATTCGAAGCGGTTAAAAGCAGAAAGTTCATTGAAACACTGAAAACAATATTAAAAACAGAGAAAATTAAGGTATTGACCATTGATCCCAAAAAAATGTCCTTAGGATTAGGGGATAAACTGCAAAAAGCTATAAAAAAAGTTAAATATGTTTCCGTTTTTTTTGAATCATTGCGAGAAATAAAAACTGAAAATGAGATTTTACTAATAAAGAAATCCTGCAATAGCGCTGTTAATGTTTTTAACGAAATTAGGAAAGAAATTAAGCCAGGAATGACAGAGATTTATATAGCTGACAGGATTATGGAATTGCTGTATAAAAACGGAACGGGCGCAGCTTTTACACCGATAGTAGCTGGAGGCATCAATTCGGGGTATCCTCACCATATAAACTCTGAATACGCCATTAAAAATAATGATTTGTTAATTATAGACCTGGGTGCCAGGTTAAAAGGGTACTGTTCAGATTTGACAAGAACAGTTATTTTAGGTAAAATACCGGAATTATGCGACAAGGTTTACAATTTAGTAAAGCTTGCGCATAATGAAGCAATAGCGGCAGTAAAACCCGGAATAAAGGCAAGTTTTGTTGACAAAAAAGCCAGGTTTTTAATAAACAAAGAAGGGTTTGGCAAAGAATTTACTCATGGTACCGGCCATGGAGTGGGGCTGGAAGTGCATGAGTTACCCTCGGTAAATTCTACAGGCAATGCAATTCTCAAACCCGGAATGGTAATAACAGTTGAGCCGGGTATTTACATTAAAAATAATTTCGGCGCGAGAATGGAAGATACTGTTCTTGTGACTGAAAATGGGCGCGAAATACTAACAAGAGGTGCAAAGTGATCGATACTTCGGATTTTAAAAATGGGGTAACATTCGAGTGGGATGGGCAAATTTACACCATCATCTGGTTTCAGCATCATAAACCGGGCAAGGGCGGGGCCGTAATGCGTACCAAAATGCGCAATATCCGTTCAGGTTCAATTATTGAACACACATTCAAATCAGGCGTGAAATTCCGTGAAGTTGAAATAGAACACAAGAAAAAGCAATATCAGTATAACGACGGAAAGAATTTTCATTTTATGGATTCCGATACTTTTGAGGACATTGCAATTTCTAAAGAACAAATAGGCGATACGGCAAAATTTTTAAAAGAAAACATGGAAGTCGAAGGTTTGTATATAGACGGAGGTTTCCTGGGGATTGATTTGCCGATGAATATAGAACTCAGGGTTACATCAACAGTTCCCGGTGTAAAAGGCGACACTGTATCAAATGTGACTAAGCCTGCAACCGTAGAAACCGGCGCTGAAATTTTTGTGCCTCTTTTTATTAACGAGGGTGACACAATCAGGGTTGATACGCGCACAGGCGAATATTTGGAAAGAGTCAGTTAAAGCAGCACGGAGGAGTTATAAATGAGTACTCAGGAAATAAAAAAATTCATAGAAATTCTTAAAGACACTGACATTGAAGAACTTCAGTGGGAATCTGACGATATGAGAATTTCCCTGAAAAGGCATGAAGGGGAATCGTTTCCGACGGCTCAGGCAGAAGAGTCAAAAGCCGAGGCAGTATCCCGCTCAGGCAATGCTGCAAAAACACAGGAAGTGAAAGAAAATAAATTGTTAACGATAAAATCACCGATGGTGGGGACTTTTTTAAGGGCCCAATCCCCTGATTACCCTCCGCTTGTTATGGAGGGAAATCACATTATACCCGGGCAAAAGATTGCTTTAATTGAAGCAATGAAAATAATGAAGGATGTGGTTTCGTCGGTAAAAGGCAAAATAGTAAAGATTTTCGTGGAAAACGGCCAGCCCGTTGAATATGGCCAGGAACTTTTCCAGATTGACCCGGAAAACAAATAAAATTAAAAAAAATGGGTATTCAAAAGGAAACAAATCATGTTTAAGAAAGTATTAATTGCAAATCGCGGAGAAATAGCAGTCAGAGTTATAAGAGCTTGCAGGGAACTTGGAATTCTTACGGTGGCGGTTAATTCAGAAGTTGACAAAGATTCCATGCATGTAAAATTGGCTGATCAGTCTATTTGTATCGGGCCGGGCCCGGCAATAGAAAGTTATCTTAATATCCCTAACATAATTTCTGCGGCAACTATTTCCGGGTGCGACGCTATACACCCCGGTTACGGTTTTTTGTCCGAAAACACTTATTTTGCGGATGTTTGTGAATCCTGCGGATTGAAATTTATCGGCCCTTCAAAAGAATCAATTCAGAAGATGGGCGATAAAATCGAAGCCCGTAAAATCATGATTAAAAACGGCATAAATGTAGTTCCCGGAACCACCGAACCCATAAGCTTGGACGATCCGGGACTGGATAAGATAGCCGAAAAAATTGGTTATCCGCTTATAATCAAGGCCGCAATGGGAGGCGGAGGCAGAGGAATGCGCACCGTACCTTCAAAGGAATCTTTGCAGACCGCAATCTCTACTGCCAAGACAGAAGCAAAGGCGGCTTTCGGAGATGATAAAGTATATCTTGAAAAATTAATTGAACAGCCCAGGCATATAGAGTTTCAGATAGCCGCTGATAACAAAGGCAATACCTGCTATTTTCCGGAAAGGGACTGCTCAATTCAGCGCAGGCACCAGAAACTTGTTGAAGAAAGCCCTTCGCCTTTTGTTGATAAAGACCTTAGAAAAAAAATGGGAAAGCAGGCGGTTAAAGCGGCGAAAGCCGTGAAATATTGCACGGTGGGCACGATAGAGTTCCTGGTTGACAAAAAGAGTAATTTTTATTTCCTTGAAATGAACACCAGAATCCAGGTTGAGCATCCAATAACTGAAATAGTTTCAGGAGTTGACCTGGTAAAGCTGCAGATTAAACTTGCAGCAGGCGAAGAACTGAAACTTGATTCGGATAAAATAAAGGTTTGCGGCCATGCCATTGAATGCCGCATAAATGCCGAAGACCCGGACAAAGATTTTATGCCGTCACCAGGCAGAGTAAGCGGATTAATACTTCCGGGCGGGCCCGGGGTGCGCCTGGATACGCATATTTATGAAGGATACCTGATTCCGTCGTTCTATGACAGCCTTATTGCAAAACTTATTACTTACGGATATAACCGCAAGGAAGCCATCAGCAGGATGGAAAGAGCCCTCACTGAGTTCAAGGTTACAGGCATCAAAACCACGGCCCCTCTTCATAAAAAAATTATGAAAAACGATTACTTCCGTAAAGGGGATTTTCAGACTGATTTTATTTTAAAACATATTTACGGGAATTTATAATAAGAAAATGAAAAGCAGAGTAGCAAAAATTGTTCGGGACAGCCTCGAAGTTAAAGAAAAACTGCTCAAGGAAAATCTTGAAGTTATCGTAAAGGTAACGGAAGCTGTCCTTAGCGCATATAAAAAAAATAAAAAAGTCATTGTATTCGGTAACGGCGGCAGCGCGGCAGATTCACAGCACCTGGCTGCGGAA from Elusimicrobiota bacterium encodes:
- the accB gene encoding acetyl-CoA carboxylase biotin carboxyl carrier protein; this encodes MSTQEIKKFIEILKDTDIEELQWESDDMRISLKRHEGESFPTAQAEESKAEAVSRSGNAAKTQEVKENKLLTIKSPMVGTFLRAQSPDYPPLVMEGNHIIPGQKIALIEAMKIMKDVVSSVKGKIVKIFVENGQPVEYGQELFQIDPENK
- the efp gene encoding elongation factor P, which produces MIDTSDFKNGVTFEWDGQIYTIIWFQHHKPGKGGAVMRTKMRNIRSGSIIEHTFKSGVKFREVEIEHKKKQYQYNDGKNFHFMDSDTFEDIAISKEQIGDTAKFLKENMEVEGLYIDGGFLGIDLPMNIELRVTSTVPGVKGDTVSNVTKPATVETGAEIFVPLFINEGDTIRVDTRTGEYLERVS
- the accC gene encoding acetyl-CoA carboxylase biotin carboxylase subunit; this encodes MFKKVLIANRGEIAVRVIRACRELGILTVAVNSEVDKDSMHVKLADQSICIGPGPAIESYLNIPNIISAATISGCDAIHPGYGFLSENTYFADVCESCGLKFIGPSKESIQKMGDKIEARKIMIKNGINVVPGTTEPISLDDPGLDKIAEKIGYPLIIKAAMGGGGRGMRTVPSKESLQTAISTAKTEAKAAFGDDKVYLEKLIEQPRHIEFQIAADNKGNTCYFPERDCSIQRRHQKLVEESPSPFVDKDLRKKMGKQAVKAAKAVKYCTVGTIEFLVDKKSNFYFLEMNTRIQVEHPITEIVSGVDLVKLQIKLAAGEELKLDSDKIKVCGHAIECRINAEDPDKDFMPSPGRVSGLILPGGPGVRLDTHIYEGYLIPSFYDSLIAKLITYGYNRKEAISRMERALTEFKVTGIKTTAPLHKKIMKNDYFRKGDFQTDFILKHIYGNL
- a CDS encoding Xaa-Pro peptidase family protein, whose product is MPEIKLKSIQNKLKARKIECFLVCDPMDLFYLTGIDLQGGYWIVVTAKKATIITSEMLYQQVSDLLPGFEAVKSRKFIETLKTILKTEKIKVLTIDPKKMSLGLGDKLQKAIKKVKYVSVFFESLREIKTENEILLIKKSCNSAVNVFNEIRKEIKPGMTEIYIADRIMELLYKNGTGAAFTPIVAGGINSGYPHHINSEYAIKNNDLLIIDLGARLKGYCSDLTRTVILGKIPELCDKVYNLVKLAHNEAIAAVKPGIKASFVDKKARFLINKEGFGKEFTHGTGHGVGLEVHELPSVNSTGNAILKPGMVITVEPGIYIKNNFGARMEDTVLVTENGREILTRGAK